The following DNA comes from Aythya fuligula isolate bAytFul2 chromosome 14, bAytFul2.pri, whole genome shotgun sequence.
CCCAGCTGGCTCCGTGCGGCACCCGGGGCTCCGTGCTGCTCGccccgagccgtgccgggctcCAGCCGGGGTGCCAAGGTCCCGGGGCAGGCCAGCAGTTATTTCTGGCTGAGAAAGGGGGAGGAGCAGGGTGAGCCCTTGGGGACCGCCGCGGTGTCACCCCGGCACCGAGTGGGGCTGATCCTTGGGGCGCAGGACGGTGTCACCAGCAGGAGGTGGCCGCACGTGTCCGAGCCCCTCGGGGCGGGTGGGAGGCAGGCAGGCGGTGGGATAAAGTGGGATTAGGTCCCTTTATTGCTGAGCTGGGTACACAACGGGGTGGCGAAGGCGGTGGTGGGgaagggcagctcctgggggggcggaggggcagggagcagggacgGGGTTGTCCCCACGGCGTGCCCCAGGGAAGGGATGGGGTGGCAGGGGGTCCCCTACCTGGGGCCGTGCCCCGATGGCCCACGCACGCTGCGTCCCCTGGGCATGGGGTCGCTGCCTTGGCACCTCCCAGCACCTCGGACTGGCTCCTGCTTTTGGGGGAAGCGCTGTGGGGGCCCGTTATTGCCCTCCCCGGGCTCTGCCACATAACCCTGCCCACCCTGAtgcccccctccccatcacccTGCGCACCCACCCGCCAGCACCGTGCCCCCGAGCTCTGCCCCGTGCAGGGAGCTGGCTCCCATGGGACCCCCAAACTGTCCCTGGGACCCTCTCAGCGTCACCGCCTGCACCAAGACCTCCTCCAAACCCTCTGCAGCCCGTACCGCTGCCTTCTGACCCCCACAAACCCCCATCTCTGCAACCTCCATCCCTGCTGGGTCCCTCGGTCCCATAGGTTGGGGATGGGGtgagcctggggctggggacagggacagtgctggggacagggacagtgCTGGGGGTGGCGCTGGCCCTCTCTCAGCCCGGGCGCAGCGGGAGGTAACCTGCCCACGGTCCCCTCGGCACGGCAATAAATAACTTTGGCTCTCTTCGTCATCACTGGGGAGGAATTTGGGGGGGATTTGCGTGGAGATAGGGtcaaaaagttgaaaaaaaagcaagcaggatTTGGGGACCGGGGgaataaaacatgaattttcCTCCTCCAGATCTGGTTTTGCCTGAAACCAGCCGGGTCAGACCCTGCTGGGGGAGGGAGTCCCGGCCACGGCACACACCCGAGGGGCGCGCGGTGACCCCATGGGTGCCAGCGCTGCCGGGGCCACCCTGGGAAACCAGAGCTGGGGGGCGCCGGGCACAGGGGACACCCAGGGGCTGTGTCCCCCCCGCCAGCTGCCCCGCTCTCTGTGCTGACCACGCAGTCCTGCCCCGAAAGGTTAGGCTGGTAAAAATAGAGCCAGGCCATGGGACCGCGGGCAGGTGGGAGGCAGCTGACCCCGGCGGCACGCcgatggggacggggacgctCCGCgcatccccagcccctgcccgtgCCTCTCCCTGCCCGGGGACCCCCTCGGGTGGCACTGCGGGGGGCTGGCGGTGCGGCGTGGCCGGGGCCGGCTGCTCTAGGAGGTGCAGGGGGCCCCCGAAGGCAGCCCCCCAGGTTTCAGCCGCAGGCTCCCGGTCCAGCCGTGGGGACACAGGttgaagctgtggatgcccgGGCTCTTGGCCCCCGAGTCTTCGGAGTCGAGGGAGACGTCCGAGTCCGTCGGGGACCGGGAGCTGTAGCGCTTGGCTGGGGAGCGCGCGCCCACCACCGGCGATGGCAGCGGGCTCTTGGGGGTCGGGGACAGCCCGGCagagcctggggacagcaggagccGGCGTCCCTCTGCCCAGGTGGCTCGGGACACCCCGGGGGAGGCACAGGAGCGGGGCCCGTCCACCCGGGGCGATGGCAGGGGGCTCTTGTAGCCGGGCGAGGGGCTGCCCGGTGCGGCCGGCACGCTGCAGGCGGAGGTGGCCacctgcggggccggggctctgCACCCCTCCGGCCGGGGGGATCGGGGCAAACCGGGCGACCCCATAAGCTGGGGGCTGGCGGCCGGCGGGGTGAAGGGCCGGGAGCCCTCCGTCCCCACGGCTTTGGGCGAGGAGCTCTTCCTGCGGGCAGCGTTGATGATGTTCCTGGCGAGCCGCGCTTGCATCTGCCGGCTGGCCCGGGGGTCGGCGTCCTGCCGCAGCGGGGACAGGGACCTCTCGCTCCACGGCGGGGATCTGGGGGGGCCCTCGTCCAGCTCGGGCACCGAGGCCGGGCTGGCCCAGCCGTCCAGGCTGCCCTGGCGCCGCGCAGATCGGGGCGTCCAGGTGGGTGAGGCGGGGAGGGACGTGCGCCTGTCCTGGAGGGGACAGAGAGCAGGTTAGCGGCCCCAccggggtggggaagggggcagaGCATGGGTGTTGGGGAAAAGGGGCGAGAAGCCAACAGGTCTGATGCCCCACTGTTATCACAGATCATTTTTGAAGCCCTGGAGAgtgaagcagagctgcaggcaggcgCGGGTACATGGGCGCATCCCCCTGcgctgcagtgctggggctgggttaAATCCCTGCAAGAAGGCTCCTGCACCTGCCTGGGTATTTGGGGCCATTAATTACCCCCCCCCCAAGGGTGTGCTTCATCATCCCTGCCCCAAATAGGAGCCAGGATCTGTCTCTATGTGCTGGTGGCACAGCACGGCGGGGCCAGAGCCCCCTGAGGTGCCAGGGGTCCGAGCCCCCGGTGCCGAGCACGGCGAGGCTGCACCGCCCCGCAGCTCCTCCCGAGGcagcaggaaagagaagagacagTCTGACAGTGCACGAGAGTGTATTCAgaaagagggggggaaaaaaaggcaggagaaataaaagcacagtCGAAAGGCAACTCTTTAATgcggagagcagcaggagagagggGCTCACGGAGCTCGGCGCAGGCAGccccccgtccccatccctgccctggttgatttttccccctgcagaggctggggcaggcacGGGGCCAACATCCAGGCTGCGAGGAGGCCAGAATCTGGGTAAGGGGCACCTCTGCTCCCGGGGTGAGCCAGGAGCATCCTGCACATGCTGGCACAGCCGTGGGAACTGCCTGCAGACCGCCGGCACCGAGCCCTGCCCGTGCCCGTCCCTCGTCCCCCTGCTGCGCCCGCcttgctcagcaccagccccagcagctcagggcctctgcctgctgctcccagagctgGTGGCTCTCCTCGGCGGCGTGGGAGCAAAGAAGGAGAAGTCCCtagagagcagcaggagagacAGGAGCAGGCACAGTGAGGCTTTGGTACGAGGAGGCTGGGAGTCGGAGGGGCTGGAAATGCAGGAGGCGAGAAAAGAGACGGAGGCAGAGCTGCGACGCTCCGGAAAGTTTCCAGgcaagagaagagaggaagcaCCGGAGGCACTGCGGGGCGGCTGGGCTCCTGTCACCACCTGGGGGGCCCTGTGCTTTATGCCCCCGGCCCCTCTTGGCACAAACACGTGGCCCCCGGCGCACCGGGGGGCTCGGCACCGCATCCTCTTGCCCCCTGCACCGCCCTGGAAGCCGTTGagctacttcttttttttccttttttcccccttttttggCTCGGTTCGGCCGTGAGCAATCGGAGAGGACTCGGCCGGCGGAGGGGAGCCCCCAAACCCTCTCCGTGGTCTCTCCGCCCCCGCTACTTGTAGTAAAAGGAAGGTTTCCACACCTGCGCCTCGATCCCCGCGTTCCTGGTGGAGTAGGAGGGCCGGGGCGCCTGGAAGCCCCCCTTCACTCGGCGGCATGgcgaggccagcagcagctccgctGAGGCTCCGGGAGCGGGGAGGCTGCTCggaggcaggggcagagccCCGCTGGCACCGGGGAAGGGGCCGGAGGCCGCCCCGCCGGCAGGAGGCTGCCAAACAGGGGAAGGAGGCAACGGAGAGGCCGGGCAGGACGTTCGCTGCGGGCAGGGGTAGGCGTCGGGAAGGGAAGGTCTGGGCGGTGGCACGGCCCTCGGCGGAGCTTTGGATGGGGAGAGGATGAAGAGCGAAGGCTGGAGCTGGTAGGGCTGGTGCTTGGAGAGCTCCAGCTCCCTCTGGGACGCCTCGTTCTCCGCCAGGGTGTGGGCACCGCCGCCGTAAAGAGACGCCGGGGGGGTTTTGGAGGGCCTGCAGGGACTCTGCACGGGGTGCCTGGAGACCATGGGCGAGAGGCAGGCGGCGGCGTCGTACTtccaggagggaggcagggacaTGGTGGGCGACGGGGAGCGCAGCAGGTCGGGCTGGGAGGGAGCCTCGATGATGAACTTCTCCATGCGGGACTGCCTGCGGGCAAACAGCTCGGCCCCCTTCCCCCTGGCTTCGGTGAGGttgtggctgggctggggcttgGGTTTGGGCTGGATGCGGGGGGATTTGAGGCAGGACGACCACGCCGGGGCATCGTCGGCCGCTGCGAGGTGCTGCCCGCCCCTGGCCGCGCTGCTGGGGACGAAGTTGGAGGCTTCTGCCCCCAGGGCGAAGGGCTCGTCCTCGGCACCGGGCTCCCCGTGctccttctgcttcttcctgctgtCCGCGCTCTGCACCAAATCCAGCAGGTCGGGGTTGGGGCCCAGCTTCGGCTTCTCCACGAAGGTGAACATGGACTTCTTGTGGGCCCTGCGGGCCGCCGACTCCTCCAGGATGCCCGTTTTGGGCAGGGGGGGCACGGCCCCCGCCCCGTGCAcggggctctgcagcacctTCTGCTCCACGGGGGGGTACAGGGCCGAGTAGGCGGGGGGCGAGCGGACCCTGCTGAGCGGCGGGGGGCTGCCCAGCGTCTCCGCGTAGGTGGGCGGCGGGGGCAGCTCggtgggggcagggggggctctCTCGGGGGGCTGGCTTGGGACTCCCTCGGGACCCTGGCTCGGTGTGGCGGGCGTCTGGGTGCCGAACGGCCTGGCCGTGCGGTTCTTCACGGGCTTGGGCTTGGCCAGGGTGAGGTGAACCTCGTAGTACTGCCTGCTCCGAGCCCCGTTCTGCGCCTGCCCGGAGGGGGTGGCTGTCCCCACGGGTGagctggctgtccccagggggGTGCTGGCCGTCCCCACGGGTGAGCTGGCTGTCCCCACGGGTGCGCTGGGCATCCCCATGGGCTCACTTGGCATCCCCATGGGCACGCTGGGTGACCCCATGGATGTGTTGGCCGTCCCCATGGGTGCGCTGGGCATCCCCATGGATGCATTGGCCATGCCTGTGGGCACGCTGGCTGTCCCCATGGGCACGCTGGCTGTCCCCATAGGTGAGTTTGCTGTCCCCATGGGTGTGTTTGACGTCCCCATGGGTGAGTTTGCC
Coding sequences within:
- the SYNPO gene encoding synaptopodin, which encodes MPEGHTGLLAGQTSSREPHGVSGDVPDPELTGGSPAVGAEPAAPQKSPDSAPELLPTAASPTADPSQEWRVVKIKRVLINPASEPRKASLSRSSSLSEKELKEAKARSRRIVAQLTTAPGPSSKGVLLFHRRKQRVDGLTGTGAGHGTGLPLSPEPRQGAMEEGEGHGTGGTPPEPADAQQVPLSVYLKENMAPAATNGLHDRERAEGEAGRLGGMQDGVGGSVAAPVPPQSVRIPEQKNGEVAGAPVGTGSITIGTGNTPVGTASMTVGTGNTPVGTASVTLGTGNAAVEMPSVPMGTASAPVGTASTPMGMANSPMGTSNTPMGTANSPMGTASVPMGTASVPTGMANASMGMPSAPMGTANTSMGSPSVPMGMPSEPMGMPSAPVGTASSPVGTASTPLGTASSPVGTATPSGQAQNGARSRQYYEVHLTLAKPKPVKNRTARPFGTQTPATPSQGPEGVPSQPPERAPPAPTELPPPPTYAETLGSPPPLSRVRSPPAYSALYPPVEQKVLQSPVHGAGAVPPLPKTGILEESAARRAHKKSMFTFVEKPKLGPNPDLLDLVQSADSRKKQKEHGEPGAEDEPFALGAEASNFVPSSAARGGQHLAAADDAPAWSSCLKSPRIQPKPKPQPSHNLTEARGKGAELFARRQSRMEKFIIEAPSQPDLLRSPSPTMSLPPSWKYDAAACLSPMVSRHPVQSPCRPSKTPPASLYGGGAHTLAENEASQRELELSKHQPYQLQPSLFILSPSKAPPRAVPPPRPSLPDAYPCPQRTSCPASPLPPSPVWQPPAGGAASGPFPGASGALPLPPSSLPAPGASAELLLASPCRRVKGGFQAPRPSYSTRNAGIEAQDRRTSLPASPTWTPRSARRQGSLDGWASPASVPELDEGPPRSPPWSERSLSPLRQDADPRASRQMQARLARNIINAARRKSSSPKAVGTEGSRPFTPPAASPQLMGSPGLPRSPRPEGCRAPAPQVATSACSVPAAPGSPSPGYKSPLPSPRVDGPRSCASPGVSRATWAEGRRLLLSPGSAGLSPTPKSPLPSPVVGARSPAKRYSSRSPTDSDVSLDSEDSGAKSPGIHSFNLCPHGWTGSLRLKPGGLPSGAPCTS